From Novosphingobium decolorationis, one genomic window encodes:
- the tnpA gene encoding IS66-like element accessory protein TnpA, whose translation MGQITVMTGPERRRRWRDEERFKILAEAFAPGACVADVARRRDVSTSLIYTWRRNLRREQAKGASLPMVEAAFAQAVLTKDEKVDGCDRCGVITVELGEGRRVRISAEAPAALVTATLKALR comes from the coding sequence ATGGGGCAGATTACGGTGATGACGGGGCCGGAGCGGCGGCGTCGGTGGCGGGACGAGGAGCGCTTCAAGATCCTGGCCGAGGCCTTCGCGCCGGGCGCATGTGTCGCGGACGTAGCCCGGCGGCGGGACGTATCGACCAGCCTGATCTACACCTGGCGGCGCAATCTGCGACGCGAACAAGCCAAAGGGGCATCCCTTCCGATGGTGGAGGCAGCCTTTGCCCAGGCGGTCCTCACTAAGGACGAGAAGGTGGACGGCTGTGATCGCTGCGGCGTGATCACCGTCGAACTGGGCGAAGGTCGGCGCGTTCGCATTTCGGCCGAAGCTCCCGCTGCACTGGTCACCGCGACCTTGAAGGCGCTGCGGTGA
- a CDS encoding plasmid pRiA4b ORF-3 family protein: MTARSTDRPTATDSFLQIARLRIELEDSDPPIWRLVEVPTSVTLKVLHDIVQAAMGWFDYHLWEMRIDDQTYGLPMEDDWGTAPRKIAARIRLRDVLAPGATTIAYSYDFGDDWQHTLTLSDVRQGDPALAYPRFIGGERECPPEDCGGISGFYEMLEIRSDPTHEQHIEINDWLDGYDPDELDILPIEAGLARIAVRRNAAAKRIIKPKAT, translated from the coding sequence ATGACCGCCCGATCGACAGACAGGCCCACAGCCACCGACAGTTTCCTGCAGATCGCAAGGCTGCGCATCGAGCTTGAGGACAGCGATCCGCCAATCTGGCGCCTGGTCGAAGTGCCGACCTCGGTCACTCTCAAGGTCCTGCACGACATCGTGCAGGCCGCGATGGGATGGTTCGATTACCATCTCTGGGAGATGCGCATTGACGACCAGACTTATGGCCTGCCGATGGAAGACGACTGGGGAACCGCTCCGCGCAAGATTGCCGCGCGCATCCGCCTGCGCGACGTACTCGCTCCCGGCGCGACCACGATCGCGTATTCCTACGACTTTGGTGACGACTGGCAGCACACGCTCACCTTGAGCGACGTTCGGCAGGGAGATCCGGCTCTCGCCTATCCCCGCTTCATCGGCGGCGAGCGCGAGTGTCCACCCGAGGATTGCGGCGGGATCTCCGGCTTCTACGAGATGCTGGAGATCAGGTCTGATCCCACGCACGAGCAGCATATCGAAATCAACGACTGGCTCGACGGCTACGACCCGGACGAACTCGACATCTTGCCGATCGAAGCGGGGCTCGCTCGTATCGCTGTCAGACGCAACGCCGCAGCAAAGCGCATCATCAAACCAAAGGCGACCTAG
- a CDS encoding DUF6118 family protein, with protein sequence MTETNPPEELDAAEAFEAMNRRLAGMSAAIDGFAARFDHLQERDYSTDLARIDGRINQLGKEVLSLKGQPAMTLTPERVNSQIKAAAHEARQAEQVAWTRARNELNIEANSIREVVYSAREAYKQDKLLLYVLGGGFVMGALLMFSAPTVALDIVPDSWHWREKSAVAAMKRDGWTAGQRLMQVYDEKRWEEVAHFLRLPDEERAKFADCAAKAEEKESETTCPIHMSSTGGK encoded by the coding sequence ATGACTGAAACCAACCCACCTGAAGAGCTCGACGCTGCCGAAGCGTTCGAGGCCATGAACCGCCGTCTTGCAGGCATGTCGGCGGCCATCGATGGCTTTGCTGCGCGCTTCGATCACCTGCAGGAGCGCGACTACAGCACGGATCTGGCCAGAATCGATGGGCGGATCAATCAACTCGGGAAAGAGGTCCTATCCCTGAAGGGCCAGCCCGCGATGACCTTGACGCCCGAACGTGTAAACAGCCAGATCAAGGCGGCTGCACATGAAGCGCGGCAGGCGGAGCAAGTCGCCTGGACCCGGGCACGCAATGAGCTGAACATCGAGGCAAACTCGATCCGTGAAGTCGTTTATTCAGCTCGGGAGGCATACAAACAGGACAAGTTGCTTCTCTACGTTTTGGGTGGTGGCTTCGTGATGGGCGCACTACTGATGTTCTCTGCCCCAACTGTCGCCCTGGATATCGTACCGGACAGTTGGCACTGGCGCGAAAAATCCGCTGTGGCGGCCATGAAGCGCGATGGCTGGACTGCCGGTCAGCGCCTTATGCAGGTCTACGATGAGAAGCGCTGGGAGGAAGTGGCTCACTTCCTGCGATTACCGGACGAGGAGCGCGCAAAGTTCGCCGATTGCGCGGCGAAGGCGGAGGAGAAGGAGAGCGAGACCACCTGCCCTATCCACATGAGTTCGACGGGCGGCAAATAA
- the traA gene encoding Ti-type conjugative transfer relaxase TraA, which translates to MAIYHFSAKVISRAAGSSAVAAAAYRSASRLHDARLERSHDFTNKAGVVHSEVLLPEHAPDEWHDRERLWNDVEAAEKRKDAQLSREVEFAIPREMKQADGIELARDFVQREFVDRGMVADLNVHWDMGTDGMAKPHAHVMLSLREVSEEGFGAKVRDWNRTELLTHWRGAWAEHVNTRLAELDIDARVDHRSLEAQGIELEPQNKIGPAASRMFEQGLESERLDEHHAIARANGEKLLAAPHIALDAITHQQSTFTNRDLAMFVHRHSEGKDQFDQIMAVVRASPELVKLGKDGRGEDRFTSRAMLETEQRLERQTVRLDAERHHSVPDRHRDRALTRAEARGMVLSPEQRGAFEHVTDARGISSVIGYAGTGKSAMLGVAREAWHSAGYSVHGAALSGIAAENLEQGSGIASRTLASLEHQWGKERELLTSKSVLVIDEAGMIGTRQMERVMREAEKRGAKIVLVGDPEQLQAIEAGASFRSIAERHGAVEITAIRRQSEEWQREATRQLATGRTGEALAAYEDAGHVHAAETREDARANLIDRWDADRQAHPDASRIILTHTNDEVRELNEAARNRLRVAQMLGQDVGLTVERGERTFASGDRVMFLKNERSLGVKNGTLGTVEYASAADMRVRTDDGRSVAFDIKDYAHVDHGYAATIHKSQGMTVDRVHVLATPGLDRHASYVALSRHRTQVDLHYSKDDFAERSRLVRALSRERGKDMVSDYTRVPEQVPKPEPAPTPKNEPEVRRNPFAGMRFKVQPEPAIQQAQPLDAAVARYGRALRDIDRMQRQRLNPIISQVHALDRAAKSLDAQRPHAAEDMYAAMNKDPSLIDEAAQGKSARAIQAMRLESEIRVAGDERADRFIEEWQTRTRQFLRMQKMGDPLGAERAAERIDYLSKSFHRDPELESRLHRRSYELGFKPREGSTLSRDMQDWISRSRSRGLER; encoded by the coding sequence ATGGCGATCTACCACTTCTCGGCCAAAGTCATTTCCCGCGCCGCCGGATCGTCCGCCGTGGCCGCCGCCGCCTACCGCTCGGCCTCGCGGCTCCACGATGCGCGGTTAGAGCGCAGCCACGACTTCACCAACAAGGCCGGCGTCGTCCATTCCGAAGTCCTGCTCCCCGAGCACGCACCCGACGAATGGCATGACCGCGAGCGGCTGTGGAACGACGTCGAGGCGGCCGAGAAGCGCAAGGACGCACAGCTCTCGCGCGAAGTCGAGTTCGCCATTCCGCGCGAGATGAAGCAGGCCGATGGCATCGAACTGGCGCGCGACTTCGTTCAGCGCGAGTTCGTCGACCGGGGCATGGTTGCCGATCTCAATGTGCACTGGGACATGGGAACGGACGGCATGGCCAAGCCGCACGCCCATGTGATGCTGAGTTTGCGCGAAGTCAGCGAAGAGGGCTTTGGCGCGAAGGTGCGCGACTGGAACCGCACCGAGCTGCTCACGCACTGGCGCGGAGCCTGGGCCGAGCACGTCAACACCCGGCTGGCCGAACTCGATATCGACGCGCGTGTCGATCACCGCTCGCTGGAAGCGCAAGGCATCGAGCTGGAGCCACAGAACAAGATCGGCCCAGCCGCTTCGCGCATGTTCGAACAAGGGCTCGAAAGTGAACGCCTCGACGAGCACCACGCCATTGCAAGGGCCAACGGCGAGAAGCTGCTCGCGGCCCCGCACATCGCGCTCGATGCGATCACGCACCAGCAGTCGACGTTCACCAACCGCGACCTTGCGATGTTCGTCCACCGCCACAGCGAGGGGAAGGACCAGTTCGACCAGATCATGGCCGTGGTGAGGGCCTCACCCGAGCTGGTGAAGCTGGGCAAGGACGGGCGCGGCGAAGACCGCTTCACCTCGCGCGCCATGCTGGAGACCGAACAGCGGCTTGAACGGCAAACCGTCCGGCTTGATGCCGAACGTCATCACAGCGTGCCCGACCGGCATCGTGACCGCGCGCTCACGCGCGCCGAGGCGCGCGGCATGGTGCTCTCGCCCGAGCAGCGCGGGGCCTTCGAGCATGTCACCGATGCGCGTGGGATCAGCAGTGTCATCGGCTATGCCGGGACCGGCAAGAGCGCGATGCTCGGAGTTGCGCGCGAGGCCTGGCACTCGGCGGGATATTCGGTCCACGGCGCAGCGCTCTCAGGGATAGCGGCTGAGAACCTTGAACAGGGTTCGGGCATCGCCAGCCGAACGCTCGCCAGTCTCGAACACCAGTGGGGAAAGGAGCGCGAGTTGCTGACCAGCAAGTCCGTTCTTGTCATCGACGAGGCGGGCATGATTGGCACGCGTCAGATGGAGCGCGTGATGCGCGAGGCCGAGAAGCGCGGCGCCAAGATCGTGCTTGTCGGCGATCCCGAGCAGCTCCAGGCGATCGAGGCGGGCGCCTCGTTCCGCAGTATCGCCGAGCGGCACGGCGCGGTCGAGATCACCGCTATTCGCCGGCAGTCCGAAGAATGGCAGCGCGAGGCGACGCGTCAGCTTGCCACGGGTCGAACCGGTGAGGCACTCGCCGCCTATGAAGACGCGGGGCATGTTCATGCCGCCGAGACGCGCGAGGACGCGCGCGCCAATTTGATCGATCGCTGGGACGCGGATCGGCAAGCGCATCCTGACGCCAGCCGTATCATCCTCACGCACACCAATGATGAAGTGCGCGAACTCAACGAGGCCGCGCGCAACCGCCTGCGCGTCGCGCAGATGCTCGGGCAGGACGTGGGGCTGACAGTCGAGCGCGGCGAGCGGACCTTCGCCTCGGGCGATCGCGTGATGTTCCTCAAGAACGAGCGCAGCCTTGGCGTAAAGAACGGCACGCTGGGCACCGTCGAATATGCCAGCGCCGCCGACATGCGCGTGCGCACCGATGATGGGCGGTCGGTCGCTTTTGACATCAAGGACTATGCCCACGTCGATCACGGCTACGCAGCGACGATCCACAAGTCGCAGGGCATGACGGTGGACCGGGTCCATGTGCTGGCAACGCCGGGGCTCGATCGGCATGCCTCGTATGTCGCGCTGTCGCGCCACCGGACGCAGGTCGATTTGCATTATAGCAAGGACGACTTTGCCGAGCGCAGTCGGCTTGTCCGCGCGCTCAGCCGGGAGCGCGGCAAGGACATGGTCTCCGACTACACCCGCGTGCCCGAGCAGGTGCCGAAGCCGGAGCCAGCGCCGACACCGAAGAACGAACCCGAGGTTCGGCGCAATCCCTTCGCCGGGATGCGCTTCAAGGTGCAGCCGGAACCGGCCATTCAACAAGCCCAGCCACTCGACGCCGCCGTCGCGCGCTACGGGCGGGCGCTGCGCGACATTGACCGGATGCAGCGCCAGCGGCTCAATCCGATTATCAGCCAGGTGCACGCCCTCGATCGCGCGGCCAAAAGCCTCGATGCGCAGCGTCCGCACGCGGCAGAGGACATGTACGCCGCCATGAACAAGGACCCGTCGCTGATCGATGAGGCGGCCCAGGGCAAAAGCGCGCGAGCCATTCAAGCGATGCGCCTGGAGAGCGAGATCCGTGTCGCGGGCGATGAGCGAGCCGATCGCTTCATCGAAGAATGGCAGACCCGCACCCGCCAGTTCCTGCGCATGCAGAAGATGGGCGATCCCCTCGGCGCCGAACGCGCGGCGGAACGAATCGATTACCTGTCGAAGAGCTTTCATCGCGATCCGGAACTGGAATCCCGGCTCCACAGGAGATCTTATGAGCTGGGCTTCAAGCCCCGCGAAGGCAGTACCCTGTCTCGGGACATGCAGGATTGGATCAGCCGCTCGCGCTCACGCGGGCTTGAGCGGTAG
- a CDS encoding conjugal transfer protein TraD yields the protein MRKPRDYDAELKALTDKAKQLKSRKVSQLGELVTATGADALTAEELAGVLLDAASNTDAARKEAWRKRGAAFFSGEGKAKARQRTEREPRRAPTEPGSAQPLFDGPGAA from the coding sequence ATGCGCAAACCCAGGGACTACGATGCCGAGCTGAAGGCGCTGACCGACAAGGCAAAGCAACTCAAAAGCCGCAAGGTGAGCCAGCTTGGCGAGCTGGTCACCGCGACCGGCGCCGATGCTCTCACGGCAGAAGAACTGGCGGGCGTTCTGCTCGATGCCGCCAGCAACACGGACGCGGCACGAAAGGAGGCCTGGCGCAAACGGGGCGCGGCGTTCTTTTCGGGCGAAGGGAAAGCAAAGGCTCGCCAGCGAACTGAACGCGAGCCGCGCCGCGCTCCGACGGAACCGGGCAGCGCGCAACCGCTGTTCGATGGGCCAGGCGCGGCATGA
- a CDS encoding conjugal transfer protein TraD, translated as MKRRERTRQLIELGGLVVKAGLVELADDDRAVILGLLVEAAARLRTEDREQALTLWRRRGKRAFAQDAVA; from the coding sequence GTGAAGCGGCGCGAACGTACCCGCCAGCTTATCGAACTGGGCGGGCTGGTCGTGAAAGCCGGACTTGTCGAGCTAGCCGACGACGATCGCGCCGTGATCCTTGGCCTGCTTGTCGAAGCCGCAGCCAGGCTGCGAACCGAGGATCGTGAGCAAGCCCTGACGCTGTGGCGGCGAAGGGGCAAGCGGGCCTTCGCCCAAGACGCCGTCGCGTAG
- a CDS encoding nucleotidyl transferase AbiEii/AbiGii toxin family protein: MDPVVEIVDVDVRAWVENARADPQLYRDRQVTEIVLAAIGLSPSLNQSLVLKGGTLMALAFGSRRVTGDVDFSATVPPDGFDDLLRDELNAKFRVAAIKLGYLDLVCRVQGVKRRPHSNLFENAEFPALELRVGSAERGSKQEAALAEGKASRILFVEVSFRDQVYAFQELNLGQADAALRAFTLAELIAEKLRALLQQPIRNRNRRQDVYDIALLLDDNPPDDALRTTILETLIEKCRSREIEPTRESIDDPEVAKRAQRDWETLRLEVSDLPPFEERFAAVREFYHSLPW; this comes from the coding sequence ATGGACCCAGTCGTCGAAATCGTCGATGTCGATGTTCGCGCATGGGTCGAAAATGCCCGCGCCGACCCCCAATTATATCGAGACCGACAAGTTACCGAGATCGTCCTCGCTGCAATCGGGCTTTCACCTTCGCTTAATCAGAGCCTTGTTTTGAAAGGCGGCACGCTCATGGCACTCGCCTTCGGTTCGCGCCGCGTGACTGGCGATGTCGACTTCTCTGCGACCGTACCGCCGGATGGCTTCGACGACCTGCTAAGAGATGAGCTCAATGCGAAATTTCGCGTGGCGGCCATCAAGCTTGGTTATCTTGATCTCGTCTGCCGGGTGCAGGGCGTGAAGCGACGCCCACATTCCAATTTGTTCGAGAATGCTGAATTTCCAGCGCTCGAGTTGCGCGTGGGTTCGGCAGAGCGGGGCAGCAAGCAGGAAGCGGCGCTGGCAGAAGGAAAAGCGAGCCGCATCTTGTTCGTCGAGGTCAGCTTTCGCGATCAGGTCTACGCGTTCCAGGAGCTGAATCTGGGACAGGCGGATGCTGCCCTCCGCGCGTTCACGCTCGCCGAGCTCATCGCCGAAAAATTACGTGCGCTTCTGCAACAGCCGATCCGCAACAGAAACCGGCGACAGGATGTCTATGACATCGCTTTGCTACTCGACGACAACCCGCCGGACGATGCGCTTCGAACAACGATTTTGGAGACGTTGATCGAAAAGTGCCGATCACGCGAGATCGAGCCGACGCGCGAGTCGATCGATGACCCGGAGGTGGCGAAACGCGCGCAGCGGGATTGGGAAACGCTACGGCTCGAAGTGTCCGACCTGCCGCCCTTCGAAGAACGCTTCGCTGCCGTCAGAGAGTTCTATCACTCCCTGCCGTGGTGA
- a CDS encoding type IV toxin-antitoxin system AbiEi family antitoxin domain-containing protein — MEFGTVSLYLSQAIARMLEEADLPLVTEYQLYQRVQPLLAAGQYSGERILRLPTYWSQPQLRAMIRTLEKRRVLAPDEDFKAGVWRVVQAAAAPTAEEAICLVDPFSYISHLSAMQRYGVTDRSPEALHVTTPARTLWTHMRDVQMAEDYEGELAGSLLPQLSKIGIREQVRRRQVIIHESKHPAEPVPIAGSVSRIATIGRVFVDMLDQPQLCGGIRHVLDCYDRHAEQWFDEIVAAVDTTDSPIVKVRAGYILDEMLGLSHPNINGWTRCAQRGGSRKLDPQAPYGHVFSEKWMIALNA, encoded by the coding sequence ATGGAGTTCGGTACTGTGTCACTCTACCTTAGTCAGGCGATTGCTCGAATGCTGGAAGAGGCCGATCTTCCGCTCGTTACCGAGTACCAGCTATATCAGCGGGTCCAGCCGCTTTTGGCCGCCGGGCAATATTCCGGAGAGCGGATTCTGCGCCTCCCAACCTACTGGTCGCAGCCTCAACTCCGCGCGATGATCCGCACATTGGAAAAGCGTAGGGTTCTCGCGCCAGACGAAGACTTCAAAGCTGGCGTATGGCGCGTCGTTCAGGCAGCGGCAGCGCCCACTGCGGAAGAGGCTATCTGCCTTGTCGATCCCTTCTCGTACATTTCGCATCTGTCTGCCATGCAGCGATATGGCGTCACGGATCGTTCGCCCGAGGCGCTGCACGTTACAACACCAGCTCGCACGCTATGGACACATATGCGGGACGTCCAGATGGCCGAGGATTACGAAGGCGAGCTAGCCGGATCTCTCTTACCGCAACTCAGCAAGATCGGCATTCGCGAACAGGTTCGACGTCGCCAGGTTATCATACACGAATCGAAGCATCCTGCCGAACCGGTACCTATCGCCGGGAGCGTCAGCAGGATCGCCACGATCGGTCGTGTCTTCGTCGACATGCTCGACCAACCGCAGCTCTGCGGCGGTATTCGCCATGTGCTAGATTGTTACGATCGGCACGCCGAACAATGGTTCGATGAGATCGTTGCCGCAGTGGATACGACCGACAGCCCGATCGTGAAGGTGCGAGCCGGCTACATCCTCGATGAGATGTTGGGTCTATCGCACCCGAACATCAATGGATGGACGCGATGCGCACAGCGGGGAGGCTCTCGCAAGCTCGACCCGCAGGCGCCATACGGGCATGTCTTTTCGGAGAAGTGGATGATAGCGCTCAATGCCTAA
- a CDS encoding helix-turn-helix transcriptional regulator produces MSPPDRFLRLGDVLDRTGLSRATLYRKIQSGTFPRQVRLAERCCGWRESAVTEWMRNPIFYSVDDFPPQA; encoded by the coding sequence ATGTCGCCACCTGACCGCTTTCTTCGCCTCGGCGATGTGCTCGACCGTACGGGGCTTTCCCGCGCGACCCTCTATCGCAAGATTCAGAGCGGGACCTTTCCGAGGCAAGTACGCCTCGCCGAACGATGCTGCGGCTGGCGCGAAAGCGCCGTCACCGAATGGATGCGCAATCCCATCTTCTACTCAGTTGATGACTTCCCGCCACAGGCATGA
- a CDS encoding sigma factor-like helix-turn-helix DNA-binding protein: protein MMRRFYQLEQLIREVFLRDAFPEYEDPQVRRMARAVHSLPRFHRQLFCLVRYENWSYDEIAACFDISVRRVEIEMGRTFFMLSLSLDRQKRKGW, encoded by the coding sequence ATGATGCGGCGTTTCTACCAGCTGGAGCAGCTTATCCGCGAAGTGTTCCTGCGCGATGCCTTCCCCGAGTATGAGGACCCGCAAGTGCGGCGGATGGCGCGGGCGGTCCATTCGCTGCCGCGCTTCCACCGTCAGCTGTTCTGCCTCGTGCGCTACGAGAACTGGTCCTACGACGAGATCGCCGCGTGCTTCGACATCAGCGTGCGCAGGGTGGAGATCGAGATGGGCCGTACCTTCTTCATGTTGAGCCTGTCGCTGGATCGGCAGAAGCGCAAGGGCTGGTGA
- a CDS encoding ArdC family protein, with product MADRQSLYGEVTARVIAELEEGRLPWVQPWDKARCACTMPHNAVSGRVYSGINVLILWCEAVERQFTSQRWLTYKQAEKAGGHVRRGEKGTVICYADRFTPKDEAAKAAGEDREARTIAFLKRFTVFNLDQIEGLPEQHANEPVVPDPVMAIAEVDKLIRASGADFRIGGSEAFYSPRQDYVQVPPQAAFHEPVNWFRTALHELGHWAGGKGRLERDQSGKFGSALYAKEELVAEMTSAFACASLGIEPTVRHSDYIGAWLEVLRADEKAIFRAASAASKGADYLLAFGEDVA from the coding sequence ATGGCCGACCGTCAGAGCCTTTATGGCGAGGTGACCGCACGTGTGATCGCCGAGCTGGAAGAAGGACGCCTTCCGTGGGTGCAGCCTTGGGACAAGGCCCGGTGTGCATGCACGATGCCGCACAACGCGGTGTCTGGACGGGTGTACTCCGGAATTAATGTGTTGATCTTGTGGTGCGAGGCGGTGGAGCGCCAGTTCACCTCGCAGCGCTGGCTTACCTACAAGCAGGCCGAGAAGGCAGGCGGGCATGTCCGGCGCGGAGAGAAAGGCACGGTCATTTGCTATGCTGATCGCTTCACCCCAAAGGACGAAGCCGCGAAGGCCGCAGGCGAGGACCGCGAGGCGCGTACGATTGCCTTCCTGAAGCGCTTCACGGTGTTCAATCTCGACCAGATCGAAGGGTTGCCCGAACAGCATGCCAACGAGCCGGTGGTGCCTGATCCCGTGATGGCGATTGCCGAAGTGGACAAGCTGATTAGGGCCAGCGGTGCCGACTTCCGGATCGGCGGGAGCGAAGCCTTCTATTCGCCCAGGCAAGACTATGTGCAGGTGCCCCCGCAGGCAGCCTTTCATGAGCCCGTGAACTGGTTTCGCACGGCGCTGCACGAGCTTGGCCATTGGGCTGGCGGCAAGGGACGGCTGGAGCGCGATCAGAGCGGTAAGTTTGGTTCAGCCTTGTACGCCAAGGAGGAACTCGTCGCGGAGATGACATCCGCCTTTGCCTGCGCATCGCTGGGTATCGAGCCCACGGTTCGCCATTCCGATTACATTGGGGCGTGGCTTGAAGTCCTGCGCGCCGACGAGAAGGCTATCTTCCGGGCGGCGAGCGCGGCCAGCAAGGGCGCCGACTACCTACTGGCTTTCGGGGAGGACGTGGCATGA